In Pongo pygmaeus isolate AG05252 chromosome 13, NHGRI_mPonPyg2-v2.0_pri, whole genome shotgun sequence, one genomic interval encodes:
- the ZNF484 gene encoding zinc finger protein 484 isoform X3: protein MTKSLESVSFKDVTVDFSRDEWQQLDLAQKSLYREVMLENYFNLISVGCQVPKPEVIFSLEQEEPCMLDGEIPSQSLPDGDIGFGPLQQRMSEEVSFQSEININLFTRDDPYSILEELWKDDEHTRKCGEKQNKPLSRVAFINKKTLANDSIFEYKDIGEIVHVNTHLVSSRKRPHNCNSCGKNLEPIVTLYNRNNATENSDKTIGDGDIFTHMNSHTEVTACECNQYGKPLHHKQALIQHQKIHTRDSLYLFSDYVNVFSLKSHAFAHESICAEEKQHECHECEAVFTRKSQLDGSQRVYAGICTEYEKDFSLKSNHQKTPYEGNYYKCSDYGRAFIQKSDLFRCQRIHSGEKPYEYSECEKNLPQNSNLNIHKKIHTGGKHFECTECGKAFTRKSTLSMHQKIHTGEKPYVCTECGKAFIRKSHFITHERIHTGEKPYECSDCGKSFIKKSQLHVHQRIHTGENPFICSECGKVFTHKTNLIIHQKIHTGERPYICTVCGKAFTDRSNLIKHQKIHTGEKPYKCSDCGKSFTWKSRLRIHQKCHTGERHYECSECGKAFIQKSTLSMHQRIHRGEKPYVCTECGKAFFHKSHFITHERIHTGEKPYECSICGKSFTKKSQLHVHQQIHTGEKPYRCAECGKAFTDRSNLFTHQKIHTGEKPYKCSDCGKAFTRKSGLHIHQQSHTGERHYECSECGKAFARKSTLIMHQRIHTGEKPYICTECGKSFIQKSHLNRHRRIHTGEKPYECSDCGKSFIKKSQLHEHHRIHTGEKPYICAECGKAFTIRSNLIKHQKIHTKQKPYKCSDLGKALNWKPQLSMPQKSDTGEVECSTPQLWCGDSEGDQGQLSSI, encoded by the coding sequence atgggGACATTGGTTTTGGACCTTTACAACAGAGGATGTCTGAAGAAGTTTCTTTCCAGTCTGAGATTAATATTAATCTCTTCACAAGAGATGACCCATATTCCATTTTAGAAGAATTGTGGAAAGACGATGAACACAcaagaaaatgtggagaaaagcaGAACAAACCTTTAAGTCGTGTTGCCTTCATTAACAAGAAAACACTAGCTAATGACAGCATTTTTGAATATAAGGACATTGGGGAAATAGTTCATGTAAACACACACCTGGTTTCCTCAAGAAAAAGACCCCATAACTGTAACTCATGTGGAAAGAATTTGGAGCCTATCGTAACCTTATATAATAGAAACAATGCAACAGAAAATTCTGATAAGACTATTGGAGATGGTGATATTTTCACTCATATGAATTCTCATACAGAAGTGACTGCTTGTGAATGTAACCAATATGGGAAACCTCTGCATCATAAGCAAGCTCTCATTCAACATCAGAAAATTCATACTAGAGACAGCCTCTATTTGTTTTCTGACTATGTAAATGTTTTCTCCCTGAAGTCACATGCCTTTGCACATGAGAGTATTTGTGCTGAAGAAAAGCAGCATGAATGCCATGAATGTGAGGCAGTCTTCACTCGGAAGTCCCAGCTTGATGGCAGTCAGAGGGTTTATGCAGGAATATGCACTGAATATGAGAAGGATTTTTCCCTCAAGTCAAACCATCAGAAAACTCCTTATGAGGGGAATTACTATAAATGCAGTGACTATGGAAGAGCCTTTATCCAGAAGTCAGATCTGTTCAGATGCCAGAGAATTCATTCTGGAGAAAAACCTTATGAGTACAGTGAATGTGAGAAAAACCTCCCTCAGAATTCAAACCttaatatacataaaaaaattcatactggagGGAAACACTTTGAATGTACTGAATGTGGAAAAGCTTTCACAAGGAAATCAACACTAAGTATGCATCAGAAAATCCATACAGGAGAAAAACCCTATGTATGTACtgaatgtgggaaggcctttaTCCGGAAGTCACATTTTATCACACATgaaagaattcatactggagaaaaaccctatgaatgcaGTGACTGTGGGAAATCCTTTATTAAAAAATCACAACTCCATGTGCATCAGCGAATTCACACAGGAGAGAATCCCTTTATATGTTCAGAATGTGGGAAGGTCTTTACTCACAAGACAAATCTCATTATACACCAGAAAATTCATACAGGAGAAAGACCCTATATATGTACTGTATGTGGTAAGGCCTTTACTGACAGGTCAAATCTCATTAAGCACCaaaaaattcatactggagagaaaccttataaatGCAGCGACTGTGGAAAATCATTCACCTGGAAGTCACGGCTCAGGATACATCAGAAGTGTCATACTGGAGAGAGACATTATGAatgcagtgaatgtgggaaagcatTCATTCAGAAGTCAACACTAAGTATGCACCAGAGAATTCATAGAGGGGAAAAACCATATGTTTGCACTGAATGTGGTAAGGCCTTCTTCCACAAATCTCATTTTATTACACAtgagagaattcatactggagagaaaccctatgaatgcagTATTTGTGGGAAATCCTTCACTAAGAAATCACAGCTCCACGTACATCAGCAGattcacacaggagagaaaccctatagATGTGCCGAATGTGGAAAAGCTTTTACTGACAGATCAAATCTCTTTACACACCAgaaaattcacactggagagaaaccttataaatgtagtgactgtgggaaagccttcactAGGAAGTCAGGTCTCCATATACATCAGCAATCCCATACTGGAGAAAGGCATTATGagtgcagtgaatgtgggaaagcctttgcAAGAAAATCAACACTAATTAtgcatcagagaattcatacaggagagaaaccctatattTGTACTGAATGTGGGAAATCCTTCATCCAGAAGTCACACTTAAATAGACAcaggagaattcatactggagagaaaccctatgaatgcagTGACTGTGGGAAGTCTTTCATTAAGAAATCACAACTCCATGAGCATCATCGAattcacacaggagagaaaccataTATATGTGCTGAGTGTGGAAAGGCCTTCACCATCAGATCAAATCTTATTAAACACCAGAAAATTCATACTAAACAGAAACCCTATAAGTGCAGTGACTTGGGGAAAGCCTTAAACTGGAAGCCACAACTCAGTATGCCTCAGAAATCTGACACTGGGGAAGTAGAGTGCTCCACGCCACAATTATGGTGTGGGGACTCAGAAGGTGACCAAGGCCAACTTTCTTCTATCTAG
- the ZNF484 gene encoding zinc finger protein 484 isoform X5, protein MVRSPVRAFQSFLSFLDGDIGFGPLQQRMSEEVSFQSEININLFTRDDPYSILEELWKDDEHTRKCGEKQNKPLSRVAFINKKTLANDSIFEYKDIGEIVHVNTHLVSSRKRPHNCNSCGKNLEPIVTLYNRNNATENSDKTIGDGDIFTHMNSHTEVTACECNQYGKPLHHKQALIQHQKIHTRDSLYLFSDYVNVFSLKSHAFAHESICAEEKQHECHECEAVFTRKSQLDGSQRVYAGICTEYEKDFSLKSNHQKTPYEGNYYKCSDYGRAFIQKSDLFRCQRIHSGEKPYEYSECEKNLPQNSNLNIHKKIHTGGKHFECTECGKAFTRKSTLSMHQKIHTGEKPYVCTECGKAFIRKSHFITHERIHTGEKPYECSDCGKSFIKKSQLHVHQRIHTGENPFICSECGKVFTHKTNLIIHQKIHTGERPYICTVCGKAFTDRSNLIKHQKIHTGEKPYKCSDCGKSFTWKSRLRIHQKCHTGERHYECSECGKAFIQKSTLSMHQRIHRGEKPYVCTECGKAFFHKSHFITHERIHTGEKPYECSICGKSFTKKSQLHVHQQIHTGEKPYRCAECGKAFTDRSNLFTHQKIHTGEKPYKCSDCGKAFTRKSGLHIHQQSHTGERHYECSECGKAFARKSTLIMHQRIHTGEKPYICTECGKSFIQKSHLNRHRRIHTGEKPYECSDCGKSFIKKSQLHEHHRIHTGEKPYICAECGKAFTIRSNLIKHQKIHTKQKPYKCSDLGKALNWKPQLSMPQKSDTGEVECSTPQLWCGDSEGDQGQLSSI, encoded by the coding sequence tcttttctttcttttttagatgggGACATTGGTTTTGGACCTTTACAACAGAGGATGTCTGAAGAAGTTTCTTTCCAGTCTGAGATTAATATTAATCTCTTCACAAGAGATGACCCATATTCCATTTTAGAAGAATTGTGGAAAGACGATGAACACAcaagaaaatgtggagaaaagcaGAACAAACCTTTAAGTCGTGTTGCCTTCATTAACAAGAAAACACTAGCTAATGACAGCATTTTTGAATATAAGGACATTGGGGAAATAGTTCATGTAAACACACACCTGGTTTCCTCAAGAAAAAGACCCCATAACTGTAACTCATGTGGAAAGAATTTGGAGCCTATCGTAACCTTATATAATAGAAACAATGCAACAGAAAATTCTGATAAGACTATTGGAGATGGTGATATTTTCACTCATATGAATTCTCATACAGAAGTGACTGCTTGTGAATGTAACCAATATGGGAAACCTCTGCATCATAAGCAAGCTCTCATTCAACATCAGAAAATTCATACTAGAGACAGCCTCTATTTGTTTTCTGACTATGTAAATGTTTTCTCCCTGAAGTCACATGCCTTTGCACATGAGAGTATTTGTGCTGAAGAAAAGCAGCATGAATGCCATGAATGTGAGGCAGTCTTCACTCGGAAGTCCCAGCTTGATGGCAGTCAGAGGGTTTATGCAGGAATATGCACTGAATATGAGAAGGATTTTTCCCTCAAGTCAAACCATCAGAAAACTCCTTATGAGGGGAATTACTATAAATGCAGTGACTATGGAAGAGCCTTTATCCAGAAGTCAGATCTGTTCAGATGCCAGAGAATTCATTCTGGAGAAAAACCTTATGAGTACAGTGAATGTGAGAAAAACCTCCCTCAGAATTCAAACCttaatatacataaaaaaattcatactggagGGAAACACTTTGAATGTACTGAATGTGGAAAAGCTTTCACAAGGAAATCAACACTAAGTATGCATCAGAAAATCCATACAGGAGAAAAACCCTATGTATGTACtgaatgtgggaaggcctttaTCCGGAAGTCACATTTTATCACACATgaaagaattcatactggagaaaaaccctatgaatgcaGTGACTGTGGGAAATCCTTTATTAAAAAATCACAACTCCATGTGCATCAGCGAATTCACACAGGAGAGAATCCCTTTATATGTTCAGAATGTGGGAAGGTCTTTACTCACAAGACAAATCTCATTATACACCAGAAAATTCATACAGGAGAAAGACCCTATATATGTACTGTATGTGGTAAGGCCTTTACTGACAGGTCAAATCTCATTAAGCACCaaaaaattcatactggagagaaaccttataaatGCAGCGACTGTGGAAAATCATTCACCTGGAAGTCACGGCTCAGGATACATCAGAAGTGTCATACTGGAGAGAGACATTATGAatgcagtgaatgtgggaaagcatTCATTCAGAAGTCAACACTAAGTATGCACCAGAGAATTCATAGAGGGGAAAAACCATATGTTTGCACTGAATGTGGTAAGGCCTTCTTCCACAAATCTCATTTTATTACACAtgagagaattcatactggagagaaaccctatgaatgcagTATTTGTGGGAAATCCTTCACTAAGAAATCACAGCTCCACGTACATCAGCAGattcacacaggagagaaaccctatagATGTGCCGAATGTGGAAAAGCTTTTACTGACAGATCAAATCTCTTTACACACCAgaaaattcacactggagagaaaccttataaatgtagtgactgtgggaaagccttcactAGGAAGTCAGGTCTCCATATACATCAGCAATCCCATACTGGAGAAAGGCATTATGagtgcagtgaatgtgggaaagcctttgcAAGAAAATCAACACTAATTAtgcatcagagaattcatacaggagagaaaccctatattTGTACTGAATGTGGGAAATCCTTCATCCAGAAGTCACACTTAAATAGACAcaggagaattcatactggagagaaaccctatgaatgcagTGACTGTGGGAAGTCTTTCATTAAGAAATCACAACTCCATGAGCATCATCGAattcacacaggagagaaaccataTATATGTGCTGAGTGTGGAAAGGCCTTCACCATCAGATCAAATCTTATTAAACACCAGAAAATTCATACTAAACAGAAACCCTATAAGTGCAGTGACTTGGGGAAAGCCTTAAACTGGAAGCCACAACTCAGTATGCCTCAGAAATCTGACACTGGGGAAGTAGAGTGCTCCACGCCACAATTATGGTGTGGGGACTCAGAAGGTGACCAAGGCCAACTTTCTTCTATCTAG
- the ZNF484 gene encoding zinc finger protein 484 isoform X2, producing the protein MSVVSPPESVSFKDVTVDFSRDEWQQLDLAQKSLYREVMLENYFNLISVGCQVPKPEVIFSLEQEEPCMLDGEIPSQSLPDGDIGFGPLQQRMSEEVSFQSEININLFTRDDPYSILEELWKDDEHTRKCGEKQNKPLSRVAFINKKTLANDSIFEYKDIGEIVHVNTHLVSSRKRPHNCNSCGKNLEPIVTLYNRNNATENSDKTIGDGDIFTHMNSHTEVTACECNQYGKPLHHKQALIQHQKIHTRDSLYLFSDYVNVFSLKSHAFAHESICAEEKQHECHECEAVFTRKSQLDGSQRVYAGICTEYEKDFSLKSNHQKTPYEGNYYKCSDYGRAFIQKSDLFRCQRIHSGEKPYEYSECEKNLPQNSNLNIHKKIHTGGKHFECTECGKAFTRKSTLSMHQKIHTGEKPYVCTECGKAFIRKSHFITHERIHTGEKPYECSDCGKSFIKKSQLHVHQRIHTGENPFICSECGKVFTHKTNLIIHQKIHTGERPYICTVCGKAFTDRSNLIKHQKIHTGEKPYKCSDCGKSFTWKSRLRIHQKCHTGERHYECSECGKAFIQKSTLSMHQRIHRGEKPYVCTECGKAFFHKSHFITHERIHTGEKPYECSICGKSFTKKSQLHVHQQIHTGEKPYRCAECGKAFTDRSNLFTHQKIHTGEKPYKCSDCGKAFTRKSGLHIHQQSHTGERHYECSECGKAFARKSTLIMHQRIHTGEKPYICTECGKSFIQKSHLNRHRRIHTGEKPYECSDCGKSFIKKSQLHEHHRIHTGEKPYICAECGKAFTIRSNLIKHQKIHTKQKPYKCSDLGKALNWKPQLSMPQKSDTGEVECSTPQLWCGDSEGDQGQLSSI; encoded by the coding sequence atgggGACATTGGTTTTGGACCTTTACAACAGAGGATGTCTGAAGAAGTTTCTTTCCAGTCTGAGATTAATATTAATCTCTTCACAAGAGATGACCCATATTCCATTTTAGAAGAATTGTGGAAAGACGATGAACACAcaagaaaatgtggagaaaagcaGAACAAACCTTTAAGTCGTGTTGCCTTCATTAACAAGAAAACACTAGCTAATGACAGCATTTTTGAATATAAGGACATTGGGGAAATAGTTCATGTAAACACACACCTGGTTTCCTCAAGAAAAAGACCCCATAACTGTAACTCATGTGGAAAGAATTTGGAGCCTATCGTAACCTTATATAATAGAAACAATGCAACAGAAAATTCTGATAAGACTATTGGAGATGGTGATATTTTCACTCATATGAATTCTCATACAGAAGTGACTGCTTGTGAATGTAACCAATATGGGAAACCTCTGCATCATAAGCAAGCTCTCATTCAACATCAGAAAATTCATACTAGAGACAGCCTCTATTTGTTTTCTGACTATGTAAATGTTTTCTCCCTGAAGTCACATGCCTTTGCACATGAGAGTATTTGTGCTGAAGAAAAGCAGCATGAATGCCATGAATGTGAGGCAGTCTTCACTCGGAAGTCCCAGCTTGATGGCAGTCAGAGGGTTTATGCAGGAATATGCACTGAATATGAGAAGGATTTTTCCCTCAAGTCAAACCATCAGAAAACTCCTTATGAGGGGAATTACTATAAATGCAGTGACTATGGAAGAGCCTTTATCCAGAAGTCAGATCTGTTCAGATGCCAGAGAATTCATTCTGGAGAAAAACCTTATGAGTACAGTGAATGTGAGAAAAACCTCCCTCAGAATTCAAACCttaatatacataaaaaaattcatactggagGGAAACACTTTGAATGTACTGAATGTGGAAAAGCTTTCACAAGGAAATCAACACTAAGTATGCATCAGAAAATCCATACAGGAGAAAAACCCTATGTATGTACtgaatgtgggaaggcctttaTCCGGAAGTCACATTTTATCACACATgaaagaattcatactggagaaaaaccctatgaatgcaGTGACTGTGGGAAATCCTTTATTAAAAAATCACAACTCCATGTGCATCAGCGAATTCACACAGGAGAGAATCCCTTTATATGTTCAGAATGTGGGAAGGTCTTTACTCACAAGACAAATCTCATTATACACCAGAAAATTCATACAGGAGAAAGACCCTATATATGTACTGTATGTGGTAAGGCCTTTACTGACAGGTCAAATCTCATTAAGCACCaaaaaattcatactggagagaaaccttataaatGCAGCGACTGTGGAAAATCATTCACCTGGAAGTCACGGCTCAGGATACATCAGAAGTGTCATACTGGAGAGAGACATTATGAatgcagtgaatgtgggaaagcatTCATTCAGAAGTCAACACTAAGTATGCACCAGAGAATTCATAGAGGGGAAAAACCATATGTTTGCACTGAATGTGGTAAGGCCTTCTTCCACAAATCTCATTTTATTACACAtgagagaattcatactggagagaaaccctatgaatgcagTATTTGTGGGAAATCCTTCACTAAGAAATCACAGCTCCACGTACATCAGCAGattcacacaggagagaaaccctatagATGTGCCGAATGTGGAAAAGCTTTTACTGACAGATCAAATCTCTTTACACACCAgaaaattcacactggagagaaaccttataaatgtagtgactgtgggaaagccttcactAGGAAGTCAGGTCTCCATATACATCAGCAATCCCATACTGGAGAAAGGCATTATGagtgcagtgaatgtgggaaagcctttgcAAGAAAATCAACACTAATTAtgcatcagagaattcatacaggagagaaaccctatattTGTACTGAATGTGGGAAATCCTTCATCCAGAAGTCACACTTAAATAGACAcaggagaattcatactggagagaaaccctatgaatgcagTGACTGTGGGAAGTCTTTCATTAAGAAATCACAACTCCATGAGCATCATCGAattcacacaggagagaaaccataTATATGTGCTGAGTGTGGAAAGGCCTTCACCATCAGATCAAATCTTATTAAACACCAGAAAATTCATACTAAACAGAAACCCTATAAGTGCAGTGACTTGGGGAAAGCCTTAAACTGGAAGCCACAACTCAGTATGCCTCAGAAATCTGACACTGGGGAAGTAGAGTGCTCCACGCCACAATTATGGTGTGGGGACTCAGAAGGTGACCAAGGCCAACTTTCTTCTATCTAG
- the ZNF484 gene encoding zinc finger protein 484 isoform X4 has product MLENYFNLISVGCQVPKPEVIFSLEQEEPCMLDGEIPSQSLPDGDIGFGPLQQRMSEEVSFQSEININLFTRDDPYSILEELWKDDEHTRKCGEKQNKPLSRVAFINKKTLANDSIFEYKDIGEIVHVNTHLVSSRKRPHNCNSCGKNLEPIVTLYNRNNATENSDKTIGDGDIFTHMNSHTEVTACECNQYGKPLHHKQALIQHQKIHTRDSLYLFSDYVNVFSLKSHAFAHESICAEEKQHECHECEAVFTRKSQLDGSQRVYAGICTEYEKDFSLKSNHQKTPYEGNYYKCSDYGRAFIQKSDLFRCQRIHSGEKPYEYSECEKNLPQNSNLNIHKKIHTGGKHFECTECGKAFTRKSTLSMHQKIHTGEKPYVCTECGKAFIRKSHFITHERIHTGEKPYECSDCGKSFIKKSQLHVHQRIHTGENPFICSECGKVFTHKTNLIIHQKIHTGERPYICTVCGKAFTDRSNLIKHQKIHTGEKPYKCSDCGKSFTWKSRLRIHQKCHTGERHYECSECGKAFIQKSTLSMHQRIHRGEKPYVCTECGKAFFHKSHFITHERIHTGEKPYECSICGKSFTKKSQLHVHQQIHTGEKPYRCAECGKAFTDRSNLFTHQKIHTGEKPYKCSDCGKAFTRKSGLHIHQQSHTGERHYECSECGKAFARKSTLIMHQRIHTGEKPYICTECGKSFIQKSHLNRHRRIHTGEKPYECSDCGKSFIKKSQLHEHHRIHTGEKPYICAECGKAFTIRSNLIKHQKIHTKQKPYKCSDLGKALNWKPQLSMPQKSDTGEVECSTPQLWCGDSEGDQGQLSSI; this is encoded by the coding sequence atgggGACATTGGTTTTGGACCTTTACAACAGAGGATGTCTGAAGAAGTTTCTTTCCAGTCTGAGATTAATATTAATCTCTTCACAAGAGATGACCCATATTCCATTTTAGAAGAATTGTGGAAAGACGATGAACACAcaagaaaatgtggagaaaagcaGAACAAACCTTTAAGTCGTGTTGCCTTCATTAACAAGAAAACACTAGCTAATGACAGCATTTTTGAATATAAGGACATTGGGGAAATAGTTCATGTAAACACACACCTGGTTTCCTCAAGAAAAAGACCCCATAACTGTAACTCATGTGGAAAGAATTTGGAGCCTATCGTAACCTTATATAATAGAAACAATGCAACAGAAAATTCTGATAAGACTATTGGAGATGGTGATATTTTCACTCATATGAATTCTCATACAGAAGTGACTGCTTGTGAATGTAACCAATATGGGAAACCTCTGCATCATAAGCAAGCTCTCATTCAACATCAGAAAATTCATACTAGAGACAGCCTCTATTTGTTTTCTGACTATGTAAATGTTTTCTCCCTGAAGTCACATGCCTTTGCACATGAGAGTATTTGTGCTGAAGAAAAGCAGCATGAATGCCATGAATGTGAGGCAGTCTTCACTCGGAAGTCCCAGCTTGATGGCAGTCAGAGGGTTTATGCAGGAATATGCACTGAATATGAGAAGGATTTTTCCCTCAAGTCAAACCATCAGAAAACTCCTTATGAGGGGAATTACTATAAATGCAGTGACTATGGAAGAGCCTTTATCCAGAAGTCAGATCTGTTCAGATGCCAGAGAATTCATTCTGGAGAAAAACCTTATGAGTACAGTGAATGTGAGAAAAACCTCCCTCAGAATTCAAACCttaatatacataaaaaaattcatactggagGGAAACACTTTGAATGTACTGAATGTGGAAAAGCTTTCACAAGGAAATCAACACTAAGTATGCATCAGAAAATCCATACAGGAGAAAAACCCTATGTATGTACtgaatgtgggaaggcctttaTCCGGAAGTCACATTTTATCACACATgaaagaattcatactggagaaaaaccctatgaatgcaGTGACTGTGGGAAATCCTTTATTAAAAAATCACAACTCCATGTGCATCAGCGAATTCACACAGGAGAGAATCCCTTTATATGTTCAGAATGTGGGAAGGTCTTTACTCACAAGACAAATCTCATTATACACCAGAAAATTCATACAGGAGAAAGACCCTATATATGTACTGTATGTGGTAAGGCCTTTACTGACAGGTCAAATCTCATTAAGCACCaaaaaattcatactggagagaaaccttataaatGCAGCGACTGTGGAAAATCATTCACCTGGAAGTCACGGCTCAGGATACATCAGAAGTGTCATACTGGAGAGAGACATTATGAatgcagtgaatgtgggaaagcatTCATTCAGAAGTCAACACTAAGTATGCACCAGAGAATTCATAGAGGGGAAAAACCATATGTTTGCACTGAATGTGGTAAGGCCTTCTTCCACAAATCTCATTTTATTACACAtgagagaattcatactggagagaaaccctatgaatgcagTATTTGTGGGAAATCCTTCACTAAGAAATCACAGCTCCACGTACATCAGCAGattcacacaggagagaaaccctatagATGTGCCGAATGTGGAAAAGCTTTTACTGACAGATCAAATCTCTTTACACACCAgaaaattcacactggagagaaaccttataaatgtagtgactgtgggaaagccttcactAGGAAGTCAGGTCTCCATATACATCAGCAATCCCATACTGGAGAAAGGCATTATGagtgcagtgaatgtgggaaagcctttgcAAGAAAATCAACACTAATTAtgcatcagagaattcatacaggagagaaaccctatattTGTACTGAATGTGGGAAATCCTTCATCCAGAAGTCACACTTAAATAGACAcaggagaattcatactggagagaaaccctatgaatgcagTGACTGTGGGAAGTCTTTCATTAAGAAATCACAACTCCATGAGCATCATCGAattcacacaggagagaaaccataTATATGTGCTGAGTGTGGAAAGGCCTTCACCATCAGATCAAATCTTATTAAACACCAGAAAATTCATACTAAACAGAAACCCTATAAGTGCAGTGACTTGGGGAAAGCCTTAAACTGGAAGCCACAACTCAGTATGCCTCAGAAATCTGACACTGGGGAAGTAGAGTGCTCCACGCCACAATTATGGTGTGGGGACTCAGAAGGTGACCAAGGCCAACTTTCTTCTATCTAG